The Megalops cyprinoides isolate fMegCyp1 chromosome 10, fMegCyp1.pri, whole genome shotgun sequence genome window below encodes:
- the LOC118784926 gene encoding hepatoma-derived growth factor-like isoform X1, which produces MPRPNRQREYKPGDLVFAKMKGYPHWPARIDELPEGAVKSASNKYQVFFFGTHETAFLGPKDLFPYEECKEKFGKPTKRKGFSDGLWEIENNPTVKAGGYEEAKKEPTAEGEGESAEGAGEQGGSSDEDEGNLVIDEKNEKGGTKRKAKDSHEASSKRPKDHEREVQAENADNKTSDASDAEGVGGDHTNLKANNNVGVGSAVQEAPPKTAAPPSGGESVPEDQLTAEKAMTGSA; this is translated from the exons ATGCCCAGGCCGAATAGGCAAAGAGAATACAAGCCTGGAGATCTCGTGTTTGCAAAAATGAAGGGCTATCCGCATTGGCCAGCAAGG ATCGACGAGTTGCCCGAAGGTGCAGTCAAGTCAGCCTCCAACAAGTATCAAGTGTTTTTCTTTGGGACCCATGAGAC TGCATTCCTGGGCCCTAAAGATTTGTTCCCATATGAAGAGTGCAAGGAGAAGTTTGGGAAGCCTACAAAGAGGAAAGGCTTCAGCGACGGCCTATGGGAGATTGAGAATAACCCCACAGTGAAGGCTGGAGGATATGAG GAAGCGAAAAAGGAGCCCACagcagaaggagagggggaatCTGCAGAAGGCGCAGGAGAACAAGGAGGGAGCAGTGATGAAGATGAGGGCAATCTGGTGATCGACGAGAAGAACGAGAAAGGGGGGACCAAGCGGAAAGCCAAGGACTCACATGAG GCATCCTCAAAAAGACCCAAGGATCATGAGAGGGAGGTGCAGGCTGAGAATGCAGACAACAAAACATCTGATGCATCTGATGCTGAGGGAGTAGGTGGTGACCACACAAATCTTAAAGCCAATAAtaatgtgggggtggggtctgcAGTTCAGGAGGCCCCTCCCAAGACAGCAGCTCCACCAAGTGGTGGTGAATCAGTGCCAGAGGATCAGTTGACAGCAGAAAAG GCAATGACAGGCAGTGCTTAA
- the LOC118784926 gene encoding hepatoma-derived growth factor-like isoform X2, whose amino-acid sequence MPRPNRQREYKPGDLVFAKMKGYPHWPARIDELPEGAVKSASNKYQVFFFGTHETAFLGPKDLFPYEECKEKFGKPTKRKGFSDGLWEIENNPTVKAGGYEEAKKEPTAEGEGESAEGAGEQGGSSDEDEGNLVIDEKNEKGGTKRKAKDSHEASSKRPKDHEREVQAENADNKTSDASDAEGVGGDHTNLKANNNVGVGSAVQEAPPKTAAPPSGGESVPEDQLTAEKVRQ is encoded by the exons ATGCCCAGGCCGAATAGGCAAAGAGAATACAAGCCTGGAGATCTCGTGTTTGCAAAAATGAAGGGCTATCCGCATTGGCCAGCAAGG ATCGACGAGTTGCCCGAAGGTGCAGTCAAGTCAGCCTCCAACAAGTATCAAGTGTTTTTCTTTGGGACCCATGAGAC TGCATTCCTGGGCCCTAAAGATTTGTTCCCATATGAAGAGTGCAAGGAGAAGTTTGGGAAGCCTACAAAGAGGAAAGGCTTCAGCGACGGCCTATGGGAGATTGAGAATAACCCCACAGTGAAGGCTGGAGGATATGAG GAAGCGAAAAAGGAGCCCACagcagaaggagagggggaatCTGCAGAAGGCGCAGGAGAACAAGGAGGGAGCAGTGATGAAGATGAGGGCAATCTGGTGATCGACGAGAAGAACGAGAAAGGGGGGACCAAGCGGAAAGCCAAGGACTCACATGAG GCATCCTCAAAAAGACCCAAGGATCATGAGAGGGAGGTGCAGGCTGAGAATGCAGACAACAAAACATCTGATGCATCTGATGCTGAGGGAGTAGGTGGTGACCACACAAATCTTAAAGCCAATAAtaatgtgggggtggggtctgcAGTTCAGGAGGCCCCTCCCAAGACAGCAGCTCCACCAAGTGGTGGTGAATCAGTGCCAGAGGATCAGTTGACAGCAGAAAAGGTAAG GCAATGA
- the isg20l2 gene encoding interferon-stimulated 20 kDa exonuclease-like 2, producing MSGLLLNLDVSYNGETSFAGMRKESVGNSKHQRFKKKRRFLERKGFLHDKQIQCRQGQGPKQTLNRGPQPRKNRAKRNFKHNLSPLDCSVPKTIPSQSLPKWPLSKTNSASASTQFKTCSNSIQSKRCQDSIPTSSQTTTISATSQSLVAGPTRSLVLGGKAPFGNPLKYLAMDCEMVGTGPKGRHSELARCSIVSYNGDVVYDKYIMPTRPVTDFRTRWSGIRQQHLCSATPFMQAKREILRILAGKVVVGHAIHNDFKALCYSHPACLTRDTSRIPLLNKKAGFPEKEAASLKRLTKAIFNRDIQVGKKGHSSVEDAKATMELYKVVEVEWERTLASKSGH from the exons ATGTCAGGATTATTGTTAAACCTAGATGTGTCCTACAATGGTGAAACCAGCTTTGCTGGGATGAGGAAGGAGTCAGTTGGTAATTCGAAGCACCAGAGGTTTAAGAAGAAGCGTCGGTTCCTGGAGCGTAAAGGTTTCCTCCATGACAAGCAGATTCAGTGCAGACAAGGACAGGGACCAAAACAAACCTTAAATCGAGGACCCCAGCCCAGGAAAAATCGGGCTAAGCGTAACTTCAAACACAATCTATCTCCCCTTGACTGTTCTGTCCCCAAAACCATACCATCCCAGAGCCTACCCAAGTGGCCTTTGTCCAAGACaaactctgcctctgcctccacCCAATTCAAAACCTGCTCCAACTCCATCCAGTCCAAGAGATGCCAAGACTCCATCCCTACCTCATCCCAGACCACCACCATCTCAGCCACCTCCCAGAGTCTTGTTGCTGGCCCAACCCGCTCTCTGGTCCTTGGGGGAAAGGCCCCTTTTGGAAATCCACTGAAGTACTTAGCCATGGACTGTGAGATGGTGGGTACAGGGCCCAAGGGCCGGCATAGTGAGCTGGCGCGCTGCAGCATTGTTTCCTACAATGGGGATGTGGTGTATGATAAATACATAATGCCCACCAGGCCAGTAACTGACTTCCGCACTCGGTGGAGTGGTATTCGTCAGCAGCACCTCTGCAGTGCGACTCCCTTCATGCAAGCCAAGAGAGAG ATATTGAGAATCTTGGCCGGTAAGGTTGTGGTGGGACATGCGATCCACAATGACTTCAAGGCTCTGTGCTACAGCCACCCAGCTTGCCTGACCCGCGACACCTCCCGCATCCCCCTTCTGAACAAAAAGGCCGGTTTCCCAGAGAAGGAAGCTGCATCACTGAAGAGGCTCACCAAGGCAATTTTCAACCGAGATATCcag GTGGGGAAGAAAGGGCACTCTTCAGTAGAAGACGCCAAAGCCACAATGGAACTGTATAAGGTTGTGGAGGTGGAGTGGGAGAGGACCTTGGCATCAAAATCTGGGCACTGA
- the rrnad1 gene encoding protein RRNAD1, protein MDFQTPAVEQLRRLAKDLTSFLSQYKHISDSYIIEFFSEGLWDTLPLSWQEALHNLSAPQIADLLLDKTHTDRNYPSVWPLSLLAFRTSAHTLAFPRIPQGIAPQEVGAQWPVEFLKNKSQSSMLGHIFRKHVKPKKQHEIRRLSMLVKRLCDMTGCNNVVDVGSGQGHLTRFLSFGLGLSVTGIEADSALVAMASKFDGQLLSTLQKESKRKNETTELFTATGPSPHHVVGWVNPKASWEDFIQQLKKGGSEHKGITFTVRPIKKRQWESMSNPDQHFDDVSQPLSPAGSRCLSCAKIGHVTSSQTEDEGVWTNPNPEPTNSDPAPFQDPLQITPELSLHKAPCAEHQRKLEPCSSKISPTQQDLHCLGTAGFEEECGDPRFILTGLHACGDLSATLLRHFASCPYVQGITSVACCYMKITTHENPTPPGVLPPPCPAHTGNPSHSDFGYPMSSWVAGLPGHQLSYKAREGACHAIEDYLLRLREESGLLKTHCYRAALETVIRGVRPDLRRAGIQTIKKAHLLPFHEYVRLGLPRVGLPADLPLDHAKLDAMLSQQGQVVVYFSLALLLAPVVETLVLLDRMLFLQERVTGLQSELVPLFDPAFSPRNLVLVALKPRQDSTSATL, encoded by the exons ATGGACTTCCAGACACCGGCAGTTGAGCAGCTGAGACGGCTGGCGAAGGACCTCACCTCATTCCTCTCCCAGTACAAACACATCTCCGACTCCTACATAATT GAGTTTTTTAGTGAAGGATTATGGGATACTCTGCCCCTTAGTTGGCAGGAGGCCCTCCATAACCTGTCAGCACCCCAGATAGCTGACCTCTTGCTGGACAAGACTCACACAGATAGGAA CTACCCCTCTGTCTGGCCTCTTTCCCTCCTGGCATTCCGGACCTCAGCACACACTCTGgcttttcccagaattccccagGGCATAGCACCACAGGAAGTAGGTGCGCAGTGGCCAGTGGAATTCCTGAAGAACAAGAGCCAGAGCTCGATGCTGGGACATATCTTTCGCAAGCATGTCAAGCCTAAGAAGCAGCACGAGATTAGACGCTTGAGCATG CTGGTGAAGAGGCTCTGTGACATGACTGGGTGTAACAATGTGGTGGATGTGGGGTCGGGACAG GGCCATTTGACACGTTTCCTGTCATTTGGGCTTGGCCTGTCAGTCACTGGAATTGAGGCTGATTCTGCCCTTGTTGCCATGGCTTCCAAGTTTGATGGACAACTACTGAGCACACTGCAAAAGGAGAGCAAAAGGAAG AATGAGACAACTGAACTTTTCACTGCCACTGGCCCTTCACCCCACCATGTGGTTGGTTGGGTAAACCCCAAGGCATCATGGGAGGACTTCATCCAGCAGCTGAAGAAGGGAGGATCTGAGCACAAGgggattacatttacagttcGGCCCATTAAAAAGCGACAGTGGGAATCAATGTCTAATCCAGATCAGCACTTTGATGATGTGAGCCAACCTCTGTCCCCAGCAGGGTCCCGCTGCCTCAGTTGTGCCAAAATTGGCCATGTTACATCCTCACAGACAGAAGATGAGGGTGTCTGGactaaccccaaccctgaaCCAACTAACTCTGATCCTGCACCGTTTCAGGACCCTCTGCAAATCACACCAGAATTATCCCTCCACAAAGCACCCTGTGCAGAACATCAGCGCAAGCTTGAGCCCTGCTCCAGCAAGATTTCACCCACACAACAGGATTTACACTGTCTGGGAACAGCAGGGTTCGAAGAGGAATGTGGGGATCCGAGATTCATCTTGACAGGCCTTCACGCATGCGGAGACCTGAGTGCCACACTTCTGCGTCACTTTGCCAGCTGCCCCTATGTTCAGGGTATAACCTCTGTGGCCTGCTGCTACATGAAAATCACCACCCACGAAAACCCCACTCCGCCTGGTGTCCTGCCCCCGCCCTGTCCTGCCCACACGGGAAACCCGTCCCACTCAGACTTTGGTTACCCAATGAGCTCATGGGTAGCGGGGTTGCCAGGACACCAGCTGTCTTATAAAGCACGGGAGGGGGCGTGTCATGCCATAGAGGACTATCTCCTGAggctgagggaggagagtggCCTGCTCAAGACGCACTGCTACAGAGCAGCCTTGGAGACTGTTATTCGCGGGGTGCGGCCAGATCTTCGCAGGGCAGGCATCCAGACCATCAAGAAAGCTCATCTTTTGCCCTTCCACGA GTATGTCCGCCTGGGATTACCACGAGTAGGGTTGCCTGCCGACCTCCCACTGGATCATGCCAAGCTGGATGCCATGTTGAGTCAGCAGGGGCAGGTGGTAGTGTACTTCAGCCTGGCGCTGCTGCTGGCTCCTGTGGTGGAGACCCTGGTACTGCTGGACAGAATGCTCTTCTtgcaggagagag TCACAGGCCTACAGAGTGAGCTGGTTCCTCTCTTTGATCCTGCCTTCTCTCCTCGGAACCTGGTGCTGGTGGCACTGAAGCCTCGACAGGACAGTACAAGCGCCACACTGTAA